A genome region from Dreissena polymorpha isolate Duluth1 chromosome 16, UMN_Dpol_1.0, whole genome shotgun sequence includes the following:
- the LOC127862977 gene encoding ceramide phosphoethanolamine synthase-like, giving the protein MMTSVAARRNGKSSPDGSPSQHSSFLTITMGTCCSDLSLNQRHCVLLLVVMVVSYYLIMDATLYQTFQAVDLVNEKKVPGQSWSPFRPLSVKLIMTDPTTHYVITPSSEYFNDFTHFSEVFYFITPNMITFTHVFLAFVAVKCIVSDSLKNRRIGVILYEIRTFLDALDGAVYRARAVNKTYESHHDEIGYWIDSFCDTMGGIALIFGIIFFFLWKQPPKKEVGSLPWTNDDQNGNLIDSSSEKHDTRTYKYYTNKIIFWRCLSYGAQIGLASAMWDQTLWSYNDIFMTPANMPNAASRQSQALHSSYTFAIMWAWRMLEGQALIHYFLLAILFDYVWEFLRFVQYWGFVILGILIFSSYYHVSSLRQFLLVQSDSTGVTSGH; this is encoded by the exons ATGATGACGAGTGTTGCAGCGCGGCGTAACGGAAAGTCGTCTCCCGATGGTAGTCCATCACAGCACTCCTCCTTCTTAACAATAACCATGGGAACCTGTTGCTCAGACCTGTCGCTGAATCAGCGCCACTGCGTGCTgctgttggtggtgatggtggtcaGTTACTACCTCATAATGGACGCCACCCTTTACCAAACCTTCCAGGCGGTTGATCTCGTTAACGAGAAGAAGGTCCCGGGGCAGTCGTGGTCCCCTTTCCGTCCCCTCTCTGTTAAGCTAATTATGACTGATCCTACGACGCACTATGTGATAACCCCTTCATCCGAGTATTTTAACGACTTCACGCACTTTAGTGAAGTGTTCTACTTCATAACGCCAAATATGATCACGTTTACACACGTATTTCTAGCCTTCGTTGCTGTGAAATGTATAGTCTCAGATTCGCTGAAAAATAGGAGAATTGGTGTCATATTGTATGAAATCCGGACCTTCTTGGACGCTCTAGACGGTGCCGTGTACCGCGCACGCGCAGTTAACAAGACGTACGAATCTCACCATGACGAGATTGGCTACTGGATCGACTCTTTTTGCGACACCATGGGCGGAATAGCTTTAATATTCGGCATAATTTTCTTTTTCTTGTGGAAGCAACCGCCGAAAAAAGAGGTCGGCTCTTTGCCGTGGACAAACGACGATCAGAACGGCAACCTGATAGACTCGTCCAGCGAAAAACATGATACCAGGACCTATAAGTATTATACAAACAAGATCATATTCTGGCGGTGCTTGTCCTACGGTGCGCAGATAGGCCTAGCGTCCGCCATGTGGGATCAGACGTTGTGGAGTTATAACGACATCTTCATGACGCCAGCCAATATGCCGAATGCAGCG TCACGTCAATCTCAGGCACTACATTCGTCCTATACTTTCGCCATTATGTGGGCTTGGCGTATGTTGGAGGGCCAGGCGCTAATTCATTACTTTCTGTTGGCTATACTATTTGACTATGTCTGG GAGTTCCTTCGTTTCGTGCAGTATTGGGGATTCGTCATTCTAGGCATCCTTATTTTCTCCAGCTATTATCATGTATCGTCG CTGCGCCAGTTTTTGCTGGTTCAAAGCGACTCAACAGGTGTCACATCGGGTCATTAA
- the LOC127862938 gene encoding uncharacterized protein LOC127862938 — protein MAEGGTDRSMPETERVPLHGSLYSRHSRNHVEGVSVEVCNIMTRLGYGEEIRQRRVEKYREYDMMCNELEKHLMIKGITFITVGSKGEGLTCLQESDHDKLLVLNRFLCVEPGVDIHTIPDDIQVYRMDTRVYPGHCLMLLERPTSTGFTFCNNAQCDDGKGNVLLSSSLFLHEMSKSTTDINYVIPLERAGPSLPGLGKNGTHIDMVWALRCQCPGILKRWAERPRHWPPSNVVQKVVSFGSVVTPVGFKGSENNFLEWRICFNVGEIELVSNLNDTQAKLYVILKMILKEVVKPNKKEITSFVLKNIIFWQAENNTLELFQKRNLIHWLHDALGTLRTVISCKQLQYYMIPERNLMAACRLQAEQRLQWVADITDMMEEGPRVILRLSKIRRAIICHPEPMLSFSAIRTELEMLHLEQMIRSMNGLVDRSDVILKKILRRQTDIMENVTLLMF, from the coding sequence AATCATGTTGAAGGTGTGTCCGTGGAAGTCTGTAATATAATGACCCGGCTGGGATACGGGGAGGAGATTAGGCAAAGACGTGTGGAGAAGTACAGAGAATATGATATGATGTGTAACGAATTAGAGAAACATTTAATGATAAAAGGTATAACATTCATTACAGTTGGCAGCAAAGGCGAAGGGCTGACCTGCTTGCAAGAAAGCGACCATGATAAATTATTGGTGCTAAACCGTTTCCTCTGTGTGGAACCTGGAGTCGACATACACACTATACCAGACGACATACAAGTGTACAGAATGGATACACGTGTATACCCAGGTCACTGTTTGATGTTACTGGAGAGACCTACTTCCACAGGATTTACTTTTTGTAATAATGCTCAGTGTGATGACGGGAAAGGGAACGTACTGTTAAGCAGCAGCCTATTTCTACATGAAATGTCAAAAAGTACAACTGATATAAACTATGTAATTCCACTTGAACGCGCGGGGCCCTCACTTCCGGGGTTAGGAAAAAATGGAACTCATATTGACATGGTGTGGGCATTACGCTGTCAATGCCCCGGCATCCTAAAGAGATGGGCTGAACGACCTCGACATTGGCCGCCATCGAATGTGGTGCAGAAAGTTGTATCATTTGGCTCTGTTGTTACCCCTGTAGGATTTAAAGGCAGCGAAAACAATTTTTTAGAGTGGAGGATTTGCTTTAACGTGGGTGAAATAGAACTCGTTAGTAATCTTAATGACACTCAGGCAAAATTGTATGTTATTCTAAAAATGATCTTAAAAGAGGTAGTGAAaccaaacaaaaaagaaataacatCCTTTGTGctgaaaaatatcatattttggcaagctgaaaacaatacaCTCGAGTTGTTTCAAAAAAGGAATTTGATTCATTGGTTACATGACGCTCTGGGAACACTCAGAACTGTAATATCCTGTAAACAGCTCCAATACTACATGATCCCGGAGCGAAATCTGATGGCAGCGTGTAGGTTGCAGGCTGAGCAGCGACTTCAATGGGTAGCAGATATCACGGACATGATGGAGGAAGGACCGAGGGTGATACTGCGATTGTCGAAGATTCGACGGGCCATTATCTGTCATCCAGAGCCGATGTTGTCGTTCAGTGCGATAAGGACTGAGCTGGAGATGCTGCATCTGGAACAGATGATCAGATCTATGAACGGATTGGTGGATCGGTCGGATGTTATCCTGAAGAAGATATTGCGACGACAGACCGATATAATGGAAAACGTCACTTTACTGATGTTTTGA